The following is a genomic window from Pseudomonas parafulva.
ATTCGATCATTGCCAAATGGCACATCAACTGACGCGATGACCCTCCCCGGGCGCCTCTAGAAACGGCAGGTATTCCCATGCTTCTGCAGAACGTTCTGGACTTCCTCCCCATTCTCCTGGAAGGGGCGGTCGTCACGCTCAAGGTCACGGTGCTTTCCTTCGTGCTCAGTTCGGTGATCGGGCTTGTCTTCGCCTTGATGATGGTGTCTCAAAGCAAGGCAATCTCTCGGACGGGCTACACAGTCGTCAATATCATCCGCGGGCTGCCCATCATCGTGCAGCTGTTCTACATCTACTTCGTACTGCCCGATTTTGGCGTGCAACTCAGCGCCTTCCAGGCCGGTGTCCTGGGCCTCGGTATCGCCTACTCGGCCTACCAGGCTGAAAACTTCCGGGCGGGCATCCAGGCCGTTCAGCAAGGGCAGATCGAAGCAGCCGAATCGATCGGCATGCGCGGCGCGATGATCATGCGCCGAGTGGTGCTCCCGCAGGCCTTCAGGATCGCCCTGCCCCCCTACGGCAATACGCTGGTGATGATGCTCAAGGACTCCTCGCTGGTGTCAACCATCACGGTCGCGGAAATGACCCGTGCGGGTCAGCTGATCGCCTCCTCGACCTTCGAAAACATGACGGTTTATACCCTGGTGGCCGTGCTCTACCTGGCCTTCAGCTTGCCGCTGTCCTACGGACTGCGCCGCCTGGAAGCCCGCTTGGGAACGAGGAAGAACGCATGATCAGCATCAAGTCGCTGCACAAGAGCTACGGCTCGACTCGCGTGCTGGAAGGCATCGATCTGGAGGTCGACAACGGCGAAGTCGTCTGCCTGATCGGGCCTTCGGGCTCCGGGAAGTCCACGTTGCTGCGCTGCATCAACGGCCTGGAAACCTATGAAGGTGGCGATATCTTCGTTTCCGGAGCGCGCGTGGACAGGCACGGCAAGGCCATCCACACCATCCGCACCGAGGTGGGCATGGTGTTCCAGCGCTTCAACCTGTTCCCGCACCGCACGGCGCTGGAAAATGTCATGGAAGGCCCAGTGTACGTGAAGAAGGAAAGCGTCAGTGCAGCGCGCGAGCATGCCTTGGCGCTCCTTGAGAAAGTGGGCCTGTCACACCGTGTCGATGCGTATCCGGATCAGCTTTCGGGGGGCCAGCAACAGCGCGTGGCGATCGCACGAGCACTGGCCATGCGACCCCAAGCCATTTTGTTCGATGAACCGACCTCCGCCCTCGATCCGGAACTGGTGGGTGAAGTGTTGAGCGTCATGCGGGCACTGGCCAAGGAGGGTATGACCATGGTGGTCGTAACCCATGAGATGGCGTTCGCCAAAGAGGTGTCCGACAAAGTGTGCTTCCTGTACGGCGGCAACATCGTGGAATCCGGTGCGCCGCAGGACGTGTTCGGCAGGCCCTCTCACCCGCGCACCCAGGAGTTCCTGCGCCGGATTCTGAACACCGGGGAGTCGACGGGATGAGCGCGAACAGTCTTGCAATGCCGAAGTCCCTGTGGGCCGCCACAGGCGCGCCTGCACCGGCCACTCCTGCGCTCGCCAGCGACACCCGCGTGGATGTCGCGATCGTGGGTGCCGGCTATACCGGTATCACCACCGCGCTGCACCTGGCTGCGGCAGGCACAACGGTGTGCGTGCTCGATGCGGGGGAGCCTGGATGGGGGGCGTCCGGGCGTAACGGTGGCCAAGTGATTCCCGGCCTCAAATACGATCCCGACGACCTGGCCAAGATGTTCGGTGCGCGTGCCGAAGCCATCATCGAGGTGGCCGGGCATGCTGCAGATGAGGTGTTTCGCTTGATCGATCACTACGGTATCGAGTGCGATGCCGTGCGCAACGGCTGGATACAACCCGCGTTCACCCCTACGGCCATGCGTGCGATCGAAAACCGCGCGCGGCAGTGGCAGCGACGCGGCGTGCCGGTGGAGATCCTCGATGCAACGGCCACTGCGAAGAGGATTGGTAGCCAAGCCTACCTGGGCGCCTGGGTCGATCCTCGGGCCGGCAGCGTTCATCCGTTGAACTTCATCAGAGGCCTTACCCGCGCCGCCCTCCAGCACGGTGCGCAGATCCATGGCCAGACCCGCGTGGTCGGGCTCAAGCGCGAAGGCGAGCGCTGGACGCTGACCACGGCCCAGGGCAACCGCGTCACTGCGCAGCGCGTCGTGCTTGCGACGGATGGCTACTCCGACGATCTATGGCCGGGTCTCAAGCAAACCGTGATCGCGGCCAACAGCTTCATCGTGTCTACCCCGCCGCTGCCCGAGGACATCGCCCAGCAGATTCTGCCGCAAGGCGAGGTCTGCTCGGATTCACGCAGGCTCCTGCTGTACTACAAGAAGGATGCGGCAGGACGTTTCCTGCTTGGCGGGCGCGGGCCTTTCTCAGAACCGAAATCCCACAACGATTTCAACCCGCTCAAGCGTGCGGTGACCTCGATATTCCCTCAGCTCCAGGGCGTTGGGTTCGAGCATCACTGGAGTGGAAGGGTGGGCCTGACCCGGGACTTCCTCCCGCACGTGCATGAACCCGAGCCGGGCTTGAGCATTCTGCTGGGTTACAACGGCCGGGGGATCGCCATGTCCACCACGCTGGCCAAGCACCTGTCGCAACGCATTCTCGGCACGACCCAGGCTTTACCGTTTCCCATTACCACCGTGGATCCGATCCCCTTCCACAGCCTCCAGCGTTTGTACCTGGGCGCGGGTATAGCCTGGTATCGGATGCTGGATGCCATCGCTTGATGAGGCTGGCGTCAGGGCTTGCTCGGGCGTTGCCTGTATCGCGTCCCGAGCGATCCCGAGCGCGCACTGAAACTCGATCTGCCGTGCGCAGGGTTAGAAATCCACTTTGCCCCGACCCGCCTTGACCGTACTACGCCTGGCCTTGCCATCCAGGCGACGGGTCTTGGAACCCAGCGTCGGCTTGGTGGGGCGGCGTTTCTTCTCGGTCTTGCCCGCAGACACGATCAACTCGGCAAGACGCGTCAATGCATCGGCACGGTTCTGCTCTTGGGTTCGGTACTGCTGGGCCTTGATGATCAACACGCCATCGCCGGTGATGCGACTGTCACGCAGTGCCAGCAGGCGCTCTTTGTAGAATTCGGGCAAGGACGAGGCGCGGATGTCGAAACGCAGGTGCACGGCGCTGGACACCTTGTTGACGTTCTGCCCACCGGCGCCTTGTGCACGAATATAAGTGAGTTCGATGTCGGCATCGGGCAGATGCACGGTATTCGAAATGGTCAGCATCGCAGAGTCCTCGTGATTGCCACCATTATCACAGCCTCCGGGGCTAGCCCATAGCCTGGAGAGCCGGAGGCGTGAAAACACCGAGACCCATCCGGTCCACGGGCTGCGACTATTTTGACTGTGACCCCTCCCCTCATTCTTGTGCCAATCGCTCACCCAGGCTGCTTGCCACACCGGTTCATGCGTTAATCCCTGCTCCCCACTCCATTCGCACGCCCCGACCATGCGCCGTCTTCTCGCCCTGCTGACCTGCCTGATCGCCTCTACCGGCCATGCTGCCGACTCGCCGCCGCTGTCCCGAGACATCAAGGACTGGAACGTCACCTGCGACAACGTGCGCACCTGCACCGCCGTGTCCACCCGGCCTGCCAGCGCCGAGCTCGGTGAGTTGTATTTTCCACTGCGCATCGTGCGCAAGGCCGGGCCTGATGACGCGTTGCACATCAGCGTCTTCAGCTACAACGACCTGCATGGCGATCCGCTGATCGACTACGAATCGCTGCGCATGCCGCTGGTCGAGCGCAAGCGCGCGGACTTCGACGTGACCGAGGTACCTGAACTGCGCAGTGCGAGCGGTGCAGATGCCCTGACCTTCATCTACGCACTGCGCAACGCCAAGCAGTTGGCCTTCAGCACCTCGGATGGTCCCTCGAGCGCCTCGCTGATCGGCATGACCGGTGCGCTGTTGTTGATGGATGAGGTGCAGGGCCGGATCGGTACCGTCACCGCGCTCGCGCGGCCGGGAGACGCGCCGGCCAGCGACGTGCCGCCGGCCCCGCCCACGCCCACGTTGCCGGTCTGGACCGCTCCGTCCTCCCTGAGTGCCACGCAGACGCAGCAGCTACTGGACACTGCCATGGCTGCGAGCCGCGGCGACTGGCAACAAGATGTCATCGAAGGCGACGAGCCCACCGGGAAGGTTTATGCGCTGACGGACGAACAAGCGCTATTGATCGTGCAGACCGGCTGCAGCGCCTACAACTGCGATTATCGGCTGTACCTGATGCCCCTGGCGCACCCGGAACAGGTTCGTCCTGCCCCCTTCCAGACGATCGCCCAGTTGCCTGACCTGGCTCCCGACGGCAGCGTCCAATTCGATACGGCAACGGGCGAGTTGACCAGTCTGCAGTTGGCCAACGGCATGGGTGGCTGCGGTATATCGACACGCTGGCGCTATGACGGTGAGCGTTTCGTGCTCAGTCATGCCGCGCAGATGAGTGCCTGCATGGGCTTGAACGATGCCGATTGGCCGGTGCTGTGGGAGACCGCCGTACAGCCGTGATCGGGACCGACCTCATTGGCATCACAAAAAAGGCCGCGAGGCCAACTCCAGACCCAGCACTGCCAGAAAGATCAAAAAGCACTGCTTGAAACGCTTCGGACTGATCCGCGTTCGAATGGACTGCCCAACGAACATGCCCACCATCGCAGGAATGACAGCCAGCGTCGACAGACCCACCTGCTCGAATTTCATACCGCCATGCAGCAGCAACCCCGCAGCCAATGCCACCGTCGAGGTGGTAAAGGACAACCCAAGCGCCTGCACCAACTCGTCCCTTTCCAATCGCAACGACTGCAAATACGGAACCGCCGGCATTACGAACACA
Proteins encoded in this region:
- the ehuD gene encoding ectoine/hydroxyectoine ABC transporter permease subunit EhuD: MLLQNVLDFLPILLEGAVVTLKVTVLSFVLSSVIGLVFALMMVSQSKAISRTGYTVVNIIRGLPIIVQLFYIYFVLPDFGVQLSAFQAGVLGLGIAYSAYQAENFRAGIQAVQQGQIEAAESIGMRGAMIMRRVVLPQAFRIALPPYGNTLVMMLKDSSLVSTITVAEMTRAGQLIASSTFENMTVYTLVAVLYLAFSLPLSYGLRRLEARLGTRKNA
- a CDS encoding amino acid ABC transporter ATP-binding protein, with the protein product MISIKSLHKSYGSTRVLEGIDLEVDNGEVVCLIGPSGSGKSTLLRCINGLETYEGGDIFVSGARVDRHGKAIHTIRTEVGMVFQRFNLFPHRTALENVMEGPVYVKKESVSAAREHALALLEKVGLSHRVDAYPDQLSGGQQQRVAIARALAMRPQAILFDEPTSALDPELVGEVLSVMRALAKEGMTMVVVTHEMAFAKEVSDKVCFLYGGNIVESGAPQDVFGRPSHPRTQEFLRRILNTGESTG
- a CDS encoding NAD(P)/FAD-dependent oxidoreductase, with product MSANSLAMPKSLWAATGAPAPATPALASDTRVDVAIVGAGYTGITTALHLAAAGTTVCVLDAGEPGWGASGRNGGQVIPGLKYDPDDLAKMFGARAEAIIEVAGHAADEVFRLIDHYGIECDAVRNGWIQPAFTPTAMRAIENRARQWQRRGVPVEILDATATAKRIGSQAYLGAWVDPRAGSVHPLNFIRGLTRAALQHGAQIHGQTRVVGLKREGERWTLTTAQGNRVTAQRVVLATDGYSDDLWPGLKQTVIAANSFIVSTPPLPEDIAQQILPQGEVCSDSRRLLLYYKKDAAGRFLLGGRGPFSEPKSHNDFNPLKRAVTSIFPQLQGVGFEHHWSGRVGLTRDFLPHVHEPEPGLSILLGYNGRGIAMSTTLAKHLSQRILGTTQALPFPITTVDPIPFHSLQRLYLGAGIAWYRMLDAIA
- the arfB gene encoding alternative ribosome rescue aminoacyl-tRNA hydrolase ArfB, with translation MLTISNTVHLPDADIELTYIRAQGAGGQNVNKVSSAVHLRFDIRASSLPEFYKERLLALRDSRITGDGVLIIKAQQYRTQEQNRADALTRLAELIVSAGKTEKKRRPTKPTLGSKTRRLDGKARRSTVKAGRGKVDF
- a CDS encoding DUF1176 domain-containing protein, whose translation is MRRLLALLTCLIASTGHAADSPPLSRDIKDWNVTCDNVRTCTAVSTRPASAELGELYFPLRIVRKAGPDDALHISVFSYNDLHGDPLIDYESLRMPLVERKRADFDVTEVPELRSASGADALTFIYALRNAKQLAFSTSDGPSSASLIGMTGALLLMDEVQGRIGTVTALARPGDAPASDVPPAPPTPTLPVWTAPSSLSATQTQQLLDTAMAASRGDWQQDVIEGDEPTGKVYALTDEQALLIVQTGCSAYNCDYRLYLMPLAHPEQVRPAPFQTIAQLPDLAPDGSVQFDTATGELTSLQLANGMGGCGISTRWRYDGERFVLSHAAQMSACMGLNDADWPVLWETAVQP